The Funiculus sociatus GB2-C1 genomic interval TTTACCTGAGCGAGCTTGTTGAGTGAGCATATCAGCTAATAGGTCATCAATGGCGATCGGACGATTTTGGTCGTCATAACCATTGAGATAGCGACACCAAGCAGCAATCGTCAAACTTAGGTAATCGATCGCACCTCCAAGTTCTAATTGATCGCGGATCGATCCTAAAACAAACTTAGGAATTTTCGCTGATCCATTCAGGCACAGGCGCGGCAGCTGATCGCGAATTTTGGGATTGGAAAACCGTTCAATTAAAGTCTTTTTATAATCGTCTAAATCAATCCCAGGAACGGGTTGAAGTGTTGGCGTCACCTCGTCCATCAAGTTTGCGACTGCTTGCTCAAACAAGGGATCGGCCATGACTTCATAAACGTAGGTATAACCTGCCAGAGAGCCGAGATAGCCAATCAGCATATGACTGGCGTTAAGCAGGCGAATTTTCATCATCTCGTAGGGATGAACATCGCTCGTCATCTGTACGCCAACGGCTTCCCAATCAGGTCTACCTGCACAAAAAGTATCTTCGATTACCCACTGGATGAAAGGCTCCGCGACGCCTGGAAATGCATCATCAATACCAAACTGTTGGGCCACCATTTTGATATCTGCTGGGGTTGTCATCGGGGTAATGCGATCGACCATGCAGTTGGGAAAGGCAACGTGTTCAGCAATCCAACGTCCTAACTCTGGATCGCGCATTTGGGCAAATGTCGTGAGCATTTTCCGCACCATGTTGCCATTGCCTTGGATATTGTCGCAGGATAGTAATGTAAAGGGTGCCAACCCCTGTTTACGTCGCTTTTCGAGTGCGGCTGTCAAAAAACCGTATGTCCCGATTGGTTGGTCAGGATGTTGCAAATCGTGCTGAATCGTTGGGTGGTTAACATTGAATTCGCCACTTCCTTCAATATAGTAGTAGCCGCTTTCAGTAATCGTTAGAGTAACAA includes:
- a CDS encoding mannitol dehydrogenase family protein; the encoded protein is MNSNTSTGSTIKLNQASLSHLPGNVPIPEYDRHQITNGIVHIGVGGFHKSHQALYLDEYFHQNPGSDWGICGVGLLDYDYDRRMRDALLSQDCLYTLVERSPSSDRARIIGSITRYLFAPDNRQAVIEALADPKCRIVTLTITESGYYYIEGSGEFNVNHPTIQHDLQHPDQPIGTYGFLTAALEKRRKQGLAPFTLLSCDNIQGNGNMVRKMLTTFAQMRDPELGRWIAEHVAFPNCMVDRITPMTTPADIKMVAQQFGIDDAFPGVAEPFIQWVIEDTFCAGRPDWEAVGVQMTSDVHPYEMMKIRLLNASHMLIGYLGSLAGYTYVYEVMADPLFEQAVANLMDEVTPTLQPVPGIDLDDYKKTLIERFSNPKIRDQLPRLCLNGSAKIPKFVLGSIRDQLELGGAIDYLSLTIAAWCRYLNGYDDQNRPIAIDDLLADMLTQQARSGKTDPTPFLSIFEIFGDLGQSPRFVETVADKLSSLHEFGAKKTLVRFSQAQ